The window GTCGTGGACCTTCGTGTGATGCTGGCGCATCCCCCGCTCGGCCGTCAACTCCTTCTCACAGGTCGGACATCGGTGACCCATAGATTCGGGTCGCTCGGAATCGGATTTAAAATCAGCCAGGCGGAGTGAAAGTGGAACGAATCAGTCCGCCGCCTCGGACTCGACCTCGCGGTCGATATCGAGGTCGGAGACGAGGTGACAGCAGACGTCGAGTTCGGCGTCGAAGCAGTCCGGGCACGCGGGGTCCCGGTCGATGATGGTGTCGAGGCGGTCGCCGACCGTTTCGTCGATGACCGACTCCAGCTGGCGGGCCTCGGCGCGGAACTCCTCGACCTCCAGCACCTCGACGAGGAAGCGCTCGATGATGCAGTAGGTCTGGAGCGCGTCGCGGGCCCGTTTGATGCCCTCGTCGGTGAGGTCGACGCCCTTGTACTTTTCGTGGTCGGCGAGGCCAGCAGCCTCGAGCTTGCCGATCATCTCGTTGGCCGAGGCCGGCGAGACATCGAGCGCGTCCGCGACCTTCCCCGTCGAGGCGGGGCCGTCCTCCTGCTCCTGGACCAGGTAGATCGCCTTGAGATACTGGTTCTGTGTGTTCATGCGCGGGCCTCCATCAGTCGGGTGACCTCCTCGACGCCCTCGGCCTCGTCCTCGCGGATGCCCCGGAGCGTCTCGAGCAGTCGGTCGCGGTCGACGCTGAACCGGACGTCCGAGCCCTCGATGGCGGTGATGAGGTCGTCGTAGAACTTGTAGGCGGTCTCCTCGCTGGCGAGCTGGTCGTAGAGGACGCCGTCGGTGTCCGTGTCGGACTCGTAGCGGGCCGCGACCAGCTGTTCGATCTCCTCGTAGGCGACCGGGTCGCCCTCGAGCTCGTCGACGAGCGACTCCAGTTCGGTACGGTGGCCGGCGGACTCCTCGGCGGCCTCCTCGAGGAGCGCCTCCAGCTCTGCATCACGTTCGTCGTCGTCGAGCGACTCGAAGTGCTTGTGTGCGCGCGCCTCGACGACCTCCTCCAGCACCATTCCGATCTGGAGGAGCCGGGCGAGCTGGTGGTCGGAGGCGACCGGGTACGAGAGGCTCACGCGCTCCCACCGCGCGGGCGCGCCTGTACTGACATACCGTCCTGTCGGGTATCCGCGGACTTAAGCGGTTCCCTCGGCGGGTTCGTGCCCTCGGCAGAATAGCGGGTGGGCGGAACCGGAATCGTACGGCGCAGTGCTGGCGCTCGACGGGTGGAATCGGAAGAAGCCGGAGCCGGCACGGATAGGACCCGGACGGGAGACGTTTTCCACGGCCCGTACGGCACGTCCGTCGGCACGGACACGTTAGCCGGGCTCGCACCGGCCTGCCCAGATGAGCTTTCGTCGGACTCGCACCGACCGTTGTGCTCGTGTCGTCGGTTTCACGAACGTCGCTCACACGACGTCCGCTACTTTGCCTTCGCGTCCGGCCATCCGGATGGCCGGATGGTGGGCCGCTGTGGTTCTCCTTCGAGGCGTTCTCCTCGTGACCCTGTTACAGGACCTTCGGTGGTTGCCCCCAACTCGACCTCGCTGATCGCTTCGGTCGAGTCGTCCGGTGTGTCCCCGTGGACTCCGGCAGCAATCCGTATCGAGGGGCGCCGAGGACATAAGCATTTTGGTAGGCGGTACCATACCCCACGATTGGCCAGTCGGTGCCGTTCTCACTCCCGCGCGACGGCGATGTTCCGGACGGGCCCACGACACTCCGGACAGGCGTCCTGATGGCCGTCGACGACGACGCGACAGCCACAGTCGTAGCACTCGTAGGTCGCTTCGCGTGGGGTGTACGGGTCGGTGAAGTGACTCACAACCACATTTCGCACACACTGCAGTAAATCGTTACCCTATAATTCCACTCTAGCCGCTATATACCCTTAATCAACAGTTTGTTTCGGCATATTATTGGACAAACATCCAGTGAAGTCGCCAACCAGTCACTCCAGCACTGCGCGAAGCACGAACGTCTCCCGGCGTTCCCTGGCCCGCTCGACGGTGAACCCCGCGTCTTCGAACGCCGAAACCGCGTCCGCGACACCGAACCGCTCGCTCCGTGGTGGGCCCGACTCGCCTTCACCCTCGGCAGACCAGTCCGCGATGCCGACCAGCCCTCCCGGGCGGACGACGCGGGCGAGTTCCGTCAGCGCCGCGGCGGAGGCGAACTCGTGGTAGGTCATCGTCGAGAACGCGCGGTCCAGCGCGCCGTCCGCGAACGGGAGGTCCTCGACCCCGGCGGTGACGAAGCGGACGTTGTCGGGGGTACCCTCCTCGCGGTAGAAGTCGTGCATCTCGTCCTGCACGTCGACGGCGTGGATGGTTTCGGCGTACGGTGCCACGTCGTCGGTGTAGAAGCCGGTCCCGCTGCCGAGGTCGGCCACCTCACCCTCGGGGTCGAACAGGGCCAGCAGTTCGTCGACG of the Haloglomus salinum genome contains:
- a CDS encoding metal-dependent transcriptional regulator; translation: MNTQNQYLKAIYLVQEQEDGPASTGKVADALDVSPASANEMIGKLEAAGLADHEKYKGVDLTDEGIKRARDALQTYCIIERFLVEVLEVEEFRAEARQLESVIDETVGDRLDTIIDRDPACPDCFDAELDVCCHLVSDLDIDREVESEAAD
- a CDS encoding ferritin-like domain-containing protein, with the protein product MSLSYPVASDHQLARLLQIGMVLEEVVEARAHKHFESLDDDERDAELEALLEEAAEESAGHRTELESLVDELEGDPVAYEEIEQLVAARYESDTDTDGVLYDQLASEETAYKFYDDLITAIEGSDVRFSVDRDRLLETLRGIREDEAEGVEEVTRLMEARA
- a CDS encoding rubrerythrin-like domain-containing protein: MSHFTDPYTPREATYECYDCGCRVVVDGHQDACPECRGPVRNIAVARE
- a CDS encoding class I SAM-dependent methyltransferase, which gives rise to MGFHTYDAERADALEDPGRYEYVSVDELLALFDPEGEVADLGSGTGFYTDDVAPYAETIHAVDVQDEMHDFYREEGTPDNVRFVTAGVEDLPFADGALDRAFSTMTYHEFASAAALTELARVVRPGGLVGIADWSAEGEGESGPPRSERFGVADAVSAFEDAGFTVERARERRETFVLRAVLE